DNA from Peromyscus leucopus breed LL Stock chromosome 3, UCI_PerLeu_2.1, whole genome shotgun sequence:
AAaacataaaaggaagaaatgaataaactaaAACCTTGCCTGTTTTTACAAAGAAAGACTTTCTGTCATAAAGATTGTCATTTGGTTTATGATACAAATCAGAAATGAATGTAGTTACAGgagagaagattaaaaaaaaaatgaccaagggtagagatgtggggctggggagatggttcagcaattaagaatgtttttctgctcttgcaggggacctaggTTCGGGTCTCAAGCACCTagatggcttacaactgtctgatTATATTCTGCTCCGAGAGCACccgcacacatgtgatgcacataaacccacacatgcatgtgtcatCACAAGTATGTTGCAATTAGCCACTAAAGCTCCTTAGATAAGATCTGAAGGAGGCTGTCATCTACATGCATTTTACCTGCTGTGTTTTTGGTGAGGGTAAAAACGAGATTCTTATTGAATTATTTTGCATTGGATAAATATATTGCTAAGGGatagaaataatttttgagacatgtcttTTTTCAAGCCATTTCATGCTAATGGAATCTGCATTGTTCAGGGAGTGAATCAACGCAGTAAGAAGCAGAGAATCAGGATCTGTGATTCAGAGTTACTGAGATAGCTTCCCAGAGTCCTCATCAACCTGCTCTCAGAAAGACAACATACCATCTTCATTTACCTTAAATTATACCACAGTATTCCTGAGATCAATTAGTCAGTTACCATTATAAAGTGTAGGCCACATAACTAGACTTTCCTCTCTGATTCTATGAATGTCTAACATATTCATTAACTCTAATAAAATATGAATGTGTGCTtagtaaataaaatgtagcatCTTTGACTTTATCAGTATTCTGAGTAGCAACATAAGAACTCAAGTGGAACCTATTTTCAAGTCTGTAACAAAACAGCCacatggtagatttttttttaaccctttatCAAGATAAATTTTGTGTATCATAAAATTCCACATGGCAGGTTTGGGGCaaagagtaatttaaaaaaaaaataaaataaaggaaaatgtctCCAGTTATCATCTATCCCTAGTATTGCAACAGCTATTTTCCCTTTTAGTATTTCTCCTCACCTAGTTTTTCAGAAGGGACAGATGTCACAAGAACTTACTGGATACCAAAAAGAGTAGAGTCTCCTGTGTCTTCAGAAAATGTAAACAAGAGGTGATTGTACCTACGCTCTTCTGCATTCACTCCTCTGGGAAACAGGCTCATTCTTGGGCCAAATCTCTTTGTCTGTATActtcctgtctttgtttcttaaGTCTTAAACCTTTTTTCACAGTCTTCGTTAAAGAGAGAAGTTACCTGTGGAACTTGGAGAAGCTCTCTTTTGGATTGGCTTATGGAAAGTTGACTTTGTAATAGCTACTGCACTGTGGGTATCAGACTTGTGGTAGTGCTTAATTGAGAAATGGTAAGGCGGCCTTCTTTCCAAGACTGCACTACCTTAGGCACTCAGTAGGGAGGAGCATTTAtccttctctgtctctacctAATTCCTAACCATCTTTCAAGATCTAGTTCATTTCCCAAACCTTTCTTGAGATCTTCCTTTGCTCAAACCCCTGGTGATATCccctttctttgatctttcatAGTGGTTTTGCGTCCTTTATAGGATTTTTTAATTCTATATGAACAGAAATTACTTCCCATTATCTTTGGTTCTTAGCATGTAATGCAGTGGCACATGAGAGATGCTAAAGTATTTGCTGATTCCTTGGCCCAGAAATGCTTTTAGGTATACTTTGTACaaccttttcttttcctagaaACAGAAATTGAGAGCAGACTACAGTAAGCTGGCTTGTTCTGGCACAGCTGCCAAGTGTTGGCCTCTCTCTGGTTATTTAAAGGTTCTATGAGAAGAGGGTACAAGGGGCCCTTTCAGGCCTAAAGAAGACTGTTAGGATGTAAGCTGTGCAGTAGCCTCACTGTTGACTACAGTTTACTCTCTTACAGGTACTGCAGGAGAAGAGGCTGGGTCCGTTCCACACTCATTATGTCTGTCCCACAGACAAGTACATCTAAAGGGAAAGTCATGCTAAAAGAGTACAGTGGACGCAAGATTGAAgtagaacacatttttaaatggataacTGCCCATGCAGCTTCTCGGATCAAAACTATATATAATGTTGAGCATTTGAAAGAAGAATGGAATAAAAGTGATCAGTACTGGATAAAAATATACCTATTTGCAAAGCTTGACCAACCACCAGCTTTCTTCTCTGCATTAAGTATAAAATTTACTGGAAGAgttgagtttatttttgttaatgtggAAAATTGGGACAACAGGAGTTATATGACAGATATTGGTGTTTATAACATGCCATCATACATACTTAGAACTCCTGAAGGAATTTACAGATATGGAAACCACACAGGTGAATTTATATCCCTTCAGGCCATGGATTCATTTTTGCGCTCATTACAGCCTGAAGTAAATgatctgtttgttttgagtttgGTTCTAGTTAATCTTATGGCTTGGATGGACTTATTTATTACACAAGGAGCAACCATCAAGCGATTTGTGGTTCTCATAAGCACTTTAGGGACATACAATTCCCTATTAATTATTTCCTGGCTACCTGTGTTGGGCTTTCTACAGCTCCCTTACTTAGATAGCTTTTATGAATATAGCTTAAGATTGTTGCGATATTCTAATACAACCACACTGGCTTCTTGGGTAAGGGCAGACTGGATGTTTTATTCTTCACACCCAGCCCTGTTTCTCAGTACATACCTTGGACATGGTTTGCTAATTGATTACTTTGAGAAGAAGAGACGGCGCAGCAGCAATGATGAAGTAAATGCGAATAATTTGGAATGGTTATCAAGTCTGTGGGACTGGTACACCAGCTACCTCTTCCACCCGATTGCTTCTCTTCAGAACTTTCCTGTAGAATCTGACTGGGACGAAGATCCTGACTTATTCTTGGAACGGTTAGCTTTCCCTGACCTTTGGCTCCACCCTCTGATACCAACTGATTATATTAAAAACTTACCAATGTGGCGGTTTAAATGTCTTGGGGTGCAGTCTGAAGAAGAATTGTCAGAGAGTTCTCAAGACACTGAAAATGACTCAGATAGTGACAACATGGACACTTTTAATAATAAGGATGTATTTGAAGATAAACAAAGCATAGTTCACAGTTCTCCAGGAAGAGCGAGCCACTGTGATGCTGGGGCTTGTTCATGTGCCAATAAATATTGTCAGACCAGCCCATGTGAAAGGAAGGGGAGGTCATATGGCTCACATAACACTAATGAAGATATGGAACCGGACTGGTTAACTTGGCCTGCTGGTACACTGCACTGTACTGAATGTGTTGTTTGCCTTGAGAATTTTGAAAATGGATGTTTGCTAATGGGGTTACCTTGTGGTCATGTGTTTCACCAGAATTGCATTGTTATGTGGTTGGCTGGGGGCCGACACTGTTGCCCTGTTTGCCGTTGGCCTTCGTATAAGAAAAAGCAGCCATACGCACAACAACAGCTGTTGTCAGATGATGTCCCATCTTAACCATGTGCAATTTGTCCTTAACAAGCTTTGAG
Protein-coding regions in this window:
- the Rnf103 gene encoding E3 ubiquitin-protein ligase RNF103; translated protein: MWLKLFFLLLYFLVLFVLARFFEAIVWYETGIFATQLVDPVALSFKKLKTILECRGLGYSGLPEKKDVRELVEKSGDLMEGELYSALKEEEASESVSSTNFSGEMHFYELVEDTKDGIWLVQVIANDRSPLVGKIHWEKMVKKVSRFGIRTGTFNCSSDPRYCRRRGWVRSTLIMSVPQTSTSKGKVMLKEYSGRKIEVEHIFKWITAHAASRIKTIYNVEHLKEEWNKSDQYWIKIYLFAKLDQPPAFFSALSIKFTGRVEFIFVNVENWDNRSYMTDIGVYNMPSYILRTPEGIYRYGNHTGEFISLQAMDSFLRSLQPEVNDLFVLSLVLVNLMAWMDLFITQGATIKRFVVLISTLGTYNSLLIISWLPVLGFLQLPYLDSFYEYSLRLLRYSNTTTLASWVRADWMFYSSHPALFLSTYLGHGLLIDYFEKKRRRSSNDEVNANNLEWLSSLWDWYTSYLFHPIASLQNFPVESDWDEDPDLFLERLAFPDLWLHPLIPTDYIKNLPMWRFKCLGVQSEEELSESSQDTENDSDSDNMDTFNNKDVFEDKQSIVHSSPGRASHCDAGACSCANKYCQTSPCERKGRSYGSHNTNEDMEPDWLTWPAGTLHCTECVVCLENFENGCLLMGLPCGHVFHQNCIVMWLAGGRHCCPVCRWPSYKKKQPYAQQQLLSDDVPS